CTATCCATATATTCCTTAATAAGCCTCAACTCTTTAGCAGGAAAATAATATAAACACATTGCAACTAAGGTAGATTTAGGAAATTTTGGCTTTTCTTGAAAATCAATAATCTTGTTTTCCTTATCTACTTTAATCACTCCGTATTTTTTTGCAAAAGACTTTTTACCAATGTCATAAGCACCGATTACGGGGCTAGGCTTATTCTTTTCTGCAAATGAAATAAAATCGCTTAATGAACCATCAAAAATATTATCCCCACCTACAACCAATAAATCATCCTTAATCTTTCTATCCTTTATAGCAAAAAATGTATCCCCAATTGCACCTCTTCTATCCGTTAAATCCTTGGTTAAATCATCAACCAGGCTTAAGGTTTTCTTGGTTTTAATTTTTTCCGCCCAAGACTGGAAACGATGGATAAACTTAGAATTTGTCACAACAATAATTTCATCTATCTCAGGGACTTGCGACAACCTATCTACTATATAATCAATTATCGGCCTTTTGCCTATATGAAGTAGAGGCTTTGGATAATCCTTTGTTAAAGGATAAAGCCTTGTTGCGTACCCTGCTGCTAAAATTAATGCTTTCATTTTATGAATTTAACTTACCCTTGGCAAGCTCCTGCTTTAGATAATTAATATTATCAATTGGCGTTGGGTCAATTCCGCGAAGAATCGCAAGGTAAAACGAAATAAAGTCCCCAATATAAACAAGAGAGAATATCCTACTTAACAGCTCCGTTCCTCTACTATGAATCTCATTAACCTCAACACCTCTTTTACGAATCAAATCCCGGACAATATCCATTCTTTTTGAGATTCTCGGGTTAATAAAATTATCCCTAAACATAATTACTGAAACATTTTTTAATATTCTTCTTTCGGCTTGCCACCCCATAATCTCATTATGGCTTACTTCAGGGAACACATTGCTGGACGCAAGAACTTTTGAATTTTCGTTAAGCTGCCCCTTAAAACGCACTGCACAAGCCTCAAAGTAAATTGAAGGAGCATAAATAACCGGAAACCTGTTATATAATCTAAAAGCGATGTGCTTGGCTATGTTATCTTTTTGCCCTATATGTGGATTAAGATTCAAATCCCGTAATGATTCAAGAACGCTAGACAACCTTATCACTTCATCACGAACATCTTTAATTAAGCCAAGTTTGGCCAAGATACATAAAGGAATTATACTTAAATACCCAAGACCGCATCTAGGAGGGATATTAGGCGGAACTTCTATAAACACCTCCTTATCCCTTAAGGCACATTCTTTTAGTAACCCACCGGAAGAAACAACGATTACTTTCCCACCCAGTTCTACGGCACTCTTGTAAGCACTCAGCGTCTCTTCAGTGTTACCTGAATAGCTTACAACAAAAACAAGCGTATTGTTGTCAATATAAGCCGGAGGATCATAATCCCTTATTACCGAAACAGAAACCTTGCTTTCAAAATATAGATATGACTTTACAAGGTCGCTGCCGATAGCTGAACCGCCAGAACCAAGAAAAACAACCTTAGTAATATCCTTGAAACTCGCAGGCAATGAAACTTTATCCGCAATACTTATTGCAACTTTGCACTGAACGGGGAAATCCAACAAAATATCCAATAAACCCGATTTATCAATTTTATTTATAGTGCCGAGAGAAAGGCTTCTTCTCACTTTAAAATCTCTTTGACTTTCAACTGACTGAATTCTTCAACTTCTTTTCCTGTAGAAAGCTTTAAGGCTTCCAAAGCAATCTCCTGGGCCTGCTTTAAAGTAACAGAACGAATAATATACTTTAACTCGGGGATAACTTGCGGTGGCATACTAAATTCATCAAGGCCCAATCCTAGAAGTATCAAAGCAAAATTTGGCTCCCCTGCCATTTCTCCGCACATCCCTACTTTAATATTTGCATTATGAGCTGAATCAACAATATTTTTTATAAGCCTTAATACTGCTGGATGCGCAGGATCATAAAGGTAAGCCACCTTTTCATTTGCACGGTCGACAGCAAGCGAATACTGAATCAAATCATTTGTTCCAATGCTAAAGAAATCCGCTTCCTGTGCCAAAATATCAGCAGTCAAAGCTGCTGAAGGAACTTCAATCATAGCACCAACCTTGATATCGTTATTAAATGGGACTCCTTTACTTCTTAATTCTTCCTTAGCTTCTTCTAATATCTTATTAGCTTGTTTTAATTCTTCAATACCAGAAATCATCGGATACATTAACTTTAGATTTCCATGCACAGAAGCTCTCAATATCGCCCTCAACTGTAACTTAAATGTATCCGGCTGGGCAAGGCAAAACCTGATAGCGCGCCAGCCAAGAAACGGCTGCATCTCATGAGGGACTTGGAATTGCGATAAGAATTTATCTCCGCCCAAATCAAGCGTACGTATAATTACAGGGTAAGGATTCATTTCTTTCGCTACATATTCATAAGCCTGATAGTGCTCCTCTTCAGTAGGGGCATCTTTTCTATTCATATAGAAGAATTCCGTGCGATACAAACCAATCCCTTGCGCACCATGTATTTTTACCGATGGAACTTCATCAGGGAATTCTATGTTTGCGGTTATTTCAATCCTCTTTCCATCAAGGGTAACTGCCTCAAGGTCCTTAGCCGACATGAATCCTGCGGCGACTCCTTTTAACCTCTCCTCCTCCTTCTGATAGAAACGTAAAGTCTCTTCATCGGGATTGATAATAATAACCCCTGTGCTTCCGTCAACTATTAATATATCCTGCGGCTTAATCTTAAGAGTTGCGTCTTCCACTCCGACGACTGCCGGGATTTCCAAAGATTTTGCCATAATGGCAGTGTGTGACGTCTTTCCTCCTACATCAGTTACAAAGCCAGCTACATTTTGCTTATGCATTGCCGCTGTATCCGAAGGGGAAAGATCGTGGGCAACAACAATTACTTTTTCTTTTAAATCACTTAAACCGACTCGTTCCTTGCCTCCTAAAAGATGCCGTAAAATTCTCTTACCAACATCATTAATGTCTGAAATACGTTCCTTAAGATACTCATCTTCAATCTTAGAGAACACCTCAATATATTTCTTTAAAACTCCGGAAAATATATACGCTACATTTACCTGTTCTTTTTTTAGGCGAGAAATTACTTCCTCAATAAGCATCCTGTCTTCTAAAACCAAAAGATGCGCGTCAAAAATCTGAGCTTCCTCCTGCCCCATCTCGGCACTGATTCTTTTCTGCAGCTCAATAATCTCCCTGCGGGTTTTAATTAAGGCTTCTTCAAAAATCTGTATCTGCAAAGGTATTTCTTCCTCGCGGATTGCCTCCTTGGGGATCTCAAATTCCTCCCTGCCTACTTTATAAGCAGGAGCAATACTTATCCCGCTTGCCGCAGCTATACCTTTTATCTGAATCATATTTCTTCCTCGCTTACTATTATCTTTTCAAGCTCGCCTAAAGCAGCTTCTGCATCAATCCCATCTGCCTCGATAATGATAGTGCTTCCTCTTTCAGCTCCAAGCATAAGAATACCCATAATTGATTTCCCGTTTACCTCTTCTTCATCATGTTTAACAGTAATGCGGGAGTCAAATTTATTAGCAATCTGCACAAATAGCGCAGCTGGCCGCGCGTGCAGGCCTTGCTTATTCTGTACAGTTAACTTCTTTTTAAATACCGGCATTCTTAAATTTCCTCAATTAAACCTAAAACAATTCTTGCTAATTTCTGGGGATCATGCCTAACCACATCTGTTTCAACTATGCCAAAATCGTCTTCAATAACACGATACCCCATATTCTCAATTTTTTTCCGATCATTAACGACAAGATAAGAACCCTGTTCAGCGTAACGTTTAAGTATCTCTTGTGAAATCTCCCCGGTATTTACAACACAATAATCAATTATACGCGGGCTACTGTGAGTAACAAGAGTCTTAATATGGTCGGATGCACTAAATCCATCAGTTTCTCCGGGTTGAGTCATAGCATTACAAACATAAACTTTAATCGCACTGGAAGCAGCGATAGCGTCAGAAATTTCTTTTATTAAAAGATTCGGTATAATACTCGTATACAAAGAACCCGGACCCAAGATAATAAGCTGGGCATCATTAATAACCTTTATAGCCTCGGGAGTCGCTTGAGGATTAGCCGGATTAAGATAGACCTTATCAATAGGCTTAAGAGCTTTAGGGATCTTTTCTTCTCCCTCAGTCTTCGAGCCATCTTTATGCAAAGCTACCAAATTTACATTGCTTAACGTTGAAGGAATTACCTGCCCTCTTAAAGCCAAGACTTTACTTGTTTCCTTTATCGCCTTCTCAAAATCTCCGGTTAACCTGGTCATCGCTGTAATAAAAAGATTTCCGAAACTATGCCCCGCAAGATCGGAATTCTTATCAAACCGGAATTGAAATAAGTCGCGCATCAAAACAGGCGCATCTGCTAACGCTACAAGGCAATTACGTATATCACCCGGAGGGAGAATATCAAACTGCTGCCTAAGCCTGCCGCTTGAGCCTCCATCATCTGCAACAGTAACGATTGCGGAAATATTGGATGTATATTCCTTTAAACCCATCAACAAAACAGACAAACCAGTACCACCACCAACCGTTACAATCTTAGGCCCCCGGCTTAGATGCTTTTTCTTATATAAAATATCAACTATGCCTGAGGTATCTTTGGAAGAAGGCATTATTACAGCAAAGAAGGAACGAATAAGCCTTTTAACACCTAAAATTAAAATTATTATTCCCGAAAAAACTATTCCTGCATCAAGTATCTGGATCAGCCAAAATGCATCATTGCGCAGATAAGCAGTGCCTAAAATTAGCAAAATAACTCCGAAAGCGCTTAGGCCTACCCAGCGCTTTATCCCTATACCGGGATACAACCATTTAAAGATGCCGCTTACTCTTTTTACCATAATTTAACCGGCACTTTCTTAAAGCTTTTTTTCGTCTTCTTCGGTGATTATTTTTACTACACTTTTATCGTCAGCGCAATTGCGTAAACTTTCACGAAAATATTTGTCTTTTAATAAACGCGAAATACGAGCCAATGCCTTTAGATGTGGACCTGCGGAATCTTGAGGAGCGACCAATAAAAAGAAAATATATGCCTGTTCTCCATCAAGAGAGTCAAAATCAACACCCTTTTTTGAGAGACCAAAAGCAGCAATCAATTTATCAACACAATCGCATTTAGCATGTGGAATAGCGATACCTTGCCCAATAGCAGTTGAGCCCAAAGACTCCCTATTCATCAATGCCTCAATGAGTTTGTTGCGGTTTTTCTTATCAATATCTCCCGAATTAATCAAAGCATCCACCAATTCTTTGATAATGTCTTCTTTCTTTGTGGACTTGATATCGGTAACTATTGCTTTCTTTGACAAAAAATCCATTATCTGCATAACAATTCTCCTTTATTATTCTTCTTCAATAATGATTTTGAAAGAAAAAGCGGGAGACGGGATTCGAACCCGCGACATTAACCTTGGCAAGGTTACGCTCTACCAACTGAGCCACTCCCGCGTTGTTCGTTGTTACTTAAAAACTTTTTAAAAAACAAATGGGCGGAAGAGGATTTGAACCTCCAAGGGTTGCCCCAATAGCTCCTAAGGCTATCGTGTCTGCCAGTTCCACCACCCGCCCTTAAAAGGCGAAAAAATTGACTCATTTGAAAAATTAAATGAGCCTCCCGAGACTCGAACTCGGCACACGCGGCTTAAAAAGCCGCTGCTCTACCGGATGAGCTAGAGGCCCAAATTTATTAACCTAAGATTTCTTTCTCTTTACTCTTTAATATCTCTTCAACTCTTAGGATATATTTATCTACAAGTTTTTGCAATTCTTCTATTCCACGAAATCTATCATCTTCAGAGATTACCTTATCTTTTTCTAATTTTTCAACCGACTCTTTGGCATCTCTTCTTATTGTCCTAAGGGAAACTCTTCCTTCTTCAGCCATTTTATGCGCTACTTTAACCATCTCTTCGCGCCTGTCTTTTGATAATTGGGGGACAGACAACCTAATTACTTTACCGTCGTTAGAAGGAGTTATTCCTAAATTAGATTTTAAAATTGCCTTTTCAACTTCCGGTATGGCGCTTACATCCCAAGGCTGAATTATAATCAAATGAGCGTCGGGAGCGGAAATTGAAGCTAATTGCTTTAAAAGTGTAGGCGTGCCATAATAATCTACATGCAGCCCTTCAACCAAATTCGGGCTTGCTCTGCCAGTCCTAACTTCGGAGAATTCGCGGGTAACTGACTCTAAGGCCTTCTTCATCTTTTCTTCTGTATTATGTAAAATTTCTTTTGCTGTCATTTTACCCTCCTAAACAAACCATTACATAAATTTATTCTACAACCGTACCAATCTTCTCGCCCATAACTACACGCTTTATATTGCCTTCTTTATTAAGATTAAAAACAACTATCGGCAATTTATTAGTCATGCATAAAGTTACGGCTGTCGCATCCATTACATTTAAATTCTTTTTTAAAACATCAATATACACTAATCTATTAAATTTTTTAGCGGTTTTAACTTTCATCGGGTCATCAGAATAGACCCCATCTACTTTTGTTGCTTTTAATATAACATCAGCGTGTATCTCAACTGCTCTTAAAGCTGCAGCGGTGTCTGTTGTAAAATAAGGATTTCCCGTGCCTGCCACAAAAATAATAATTCTTCCCTTCTCCAAATGCCTGATCGCCCTTCTTCTAATATAAGGCTCTGCGATTCTCTGCATCTCAATTGCCGTCATAACGCGCGTCGGAAGGCCGGTCTTTTCTAATACATCCTGAAGGGCTAACCCATTGATCACAGTTGCAAGCATCCCCATATAGTCAGCAACAGACCTATCCATGTTTAACCCTCTGGAACCGGTGTTCTCTTGCCCGCGGAATATATTTCCGGCACCCAGGACAATTGCCACCTCAACATCCATAGCCCTGATTTCTTTAATCTGACGAGCAATAGAAATTAGGACTGCCTGGTCAATACCGTGTGATTTCTTGCCCTGCAACGCTTCACCGCTTAATTTTAGGACTATTCTTTTGTAAATTGAATGAGGCATTATGAAGAAAAATATGCTATTAGGACTTATTCGCCAATCTTATAGCGGATAAATCTGCGGATTACAATATTTTCACCAATTTTAGAAACTATTGTTCCCAAATAATCATTGATAGTAATACTTGGATCCTTCACAAAAACTTGATCCAAAAGACAATGATTCTTATAAAAATCTTCTTTGCTCTTTTCCTGTTCCAGCACTTCTGCCGGGACTTCATCTCTTTTAATATAAAGAGGGCTTGTTGCTGCAATCTGCATGGCAACATCTTTGGTAAACTGTGTGAATTCGGCATTTCTGGCAACAAAATCAGATTCACAATCTACCTCAAGCAAAACTCCAATCTTATTCCCATGATGCACATATGATTCAATCCTGCCTTCTTTTGCGGCGCGTGATTGCTTTTTCGCAGCAATCTCCAGGCCCTGTTTACGAAGTAAAGTTGCTGCCTTCTTAATATCCCCTGAGGTTTCTTCAAGGGCTTTCTTACAATGCGCAACTGACGCGCAGGTTAAATCCCTTAATTCTTTGATTGCTTCAACTGGCACTTTCATCTCTCAAGACTTCCTTTCAATAATAAATTATATTTTTTTTCTTAGTTTTGGCTTCTCGTCAACCGGTTTTGCGCGACCCTTCTTTAAAAGCTTGGCTTCATCGGTATCCGGTTCGGTAGTTTCTACTAATTCTTCAATCTCTTTGATTTTTACCTCTTCCTCTGGAAGGACTATCGGAGCAATCTCTTCTTCCTTTTTCTCCTCTTTCTTTGCCGCAACGCCTTCCTGCGACAAATAAGATAAGAATTTCTTCCTTCCTTCAATAATAGTATCGGCGATTATAGAAGTAACTGCCTTGATTGATTTCGTAGCGTCATCATTTCCCGGAATAGGAAAACTCACATAATCGGGATTTGAATTAGTGTCAATCAATGCGATTATCGGGATACCTAATCTATTTGCTTCTTTAACTGCAGTATCTTCCTTTTTAGTATCTACGATGAACATCGCTTTTGGAGAACGTTCCATTTTGACGATACCAGAGAAATTCTTGTTAAGCTTAGCTAATTCTTTTTCTAAGCGAGCTACTTCTTTCTTGGTAAGCTTTTCAAATGTTCCGTCCTCGCGCATCTTTTCAATTTCCTTCAGGCGGTTTATGCTCTTCTTTATTGTAGCAAAATTGGTAAGCAATCCTCCCGGCCAGCGTTCAGTGACATAATACATGCCGCTTCTTATCGCTTCCTGCTGGACTACTTCCTGAGCCTGCTTTTTTGTGCCCACAAAAAGGACAAATTCCCCTTTTGAAGCTATATCCATCAGGAAATCTCTCGCACGGTTTAAACATTCTTCGGTTTTTTCCAAATCAATGATATAGATTTTGCTTCTTTCGCCAAAAATAAATTTCTTCATTTTAGGGTTCCAGCGTTTTGTCTGGTGCCCAAAATGTACTCCTGCCTCTAAAAGTTGTTTGATTAATTCTGAAGCCACTCTTTATTCCCCCTTCTTTGTTAACTCCAAGCTTTAAACCTTAATTAAAAGGCTTTTATCCCAAAATTTGTTTGTTTTTGGCAAACTGCTTTGAAAAAAGTTAACAAAAACTATGATTGTTAATTTTAACTCATGCCATACCTTTAGGCACATAGTTAATTCTATCAGTATAACACAAAAATGTTTCTTTGCAACTATTTTTGTAACTCTTGCATCTGGTAAAGCCGTTTATATAAACCTTCTTTATTCAGTAATTCTGTATGGCTACCCTGCTCAACGATTAAACCTTTATCTAAAACAACGATTGTTTGTGCATTACGCACAGTTGAAAGCCTATGAGCTATAACAAATACGGTTCTTCCTTGTATTAACCTGTCTAATGCCGCCTGTACAATCCGCTCTGCCTGAGAATCTAATTGAGAGGTAGCCTCATCCAGGATTAGAATAGGTGGATTTTTAAGTAGCGCCCTTGCAATAGCTATTCTTTGACGCTCTCCCCCTGAAAGCCGCATTCCTCTGTCACCGATTACCGTGTTATAACCATTTGGCGTATGCTTAATAAATTCATGTGCGTGCGCCTGAGTTGCTGCATCTTCAATTTGGCTGTCCGTAGCTTCAGGATGGCCATAAGCAATATTAGCTCTTATAGTATCGTTAAATAATATAGTCTCCTGCGTAACTATACCGATTTGCTCCCGAAGAGACTTTAAGCTTACTTCCTTTATATCTATTCCGTCAATAAGAATCCTTCCATTAACGGGGTCGTAAAAACGCGGGATTAGGTCTACCATCGTGGTTTTTCCTGACCCGCTCGGGCCGACAATAGCCAACATTGAACCTTTCCTAACCTCTAAATTAACACCTTTTAAGATTTCATTATCCGCATATTTAAACCAAACGTTTTCAAAAGCTACTTTTTCTTTAAAATTTCCCAACTCTAAAGCGCCTTTCTTTTCAACTACGCTTGGGTTTGTTTCCAAAACTTCGTAAATTCTCTCGCTAGCTGCCACTGCCTGCTGGTTTAATGAATGCACCTGGCTTAATTTCTTAAACGGCCTGATTAATGAAAGTAGTGACCCTAGGAATAAACCGAATACACCAAAAGACAGTTTTCCTGCAATTACCTCTCTTCCTCCCCAGAAAAAGACCGTTACACCGGCAATACACCCTAATATTTCCGTACTAGGGCTCAAAAGCAGCAACTTCTTTATAGACTTCATAGTGATTTTATAATAATCTTGATTAACGCGGTTAAATTTTTTAATCTCGTATGGCTCCATATTAAAAGCTTTAACAATCCTTGCGCCGATTATAGTCTCATAAAGCAAGGAGTTGATATCAGCCATCTTTTCTTGGGAGCTTCTTGAGAGCTTCCTTAATTTTTTCCCGACCATAACGATAGGCATGCTGATAAGCGGAACTAAAATAATTGATATAACCGCCATCTTTAAATAAATGAAAAAGGTTAAGAAAGCGAATATAACAACCTGAAGCGTTTGATAAACGATGTCCGTTGAGCCATAAGAAACCGCGTTTTCCACGATTTTCACATCATTAGTGATTCTTGAGATCATTTCTCCGCCGCGCTTATGGGTGTAATAATCCAAGGAAAGATGTTGGAACTTGTCGTAGAGCTTAGCCCGGATATCCCGCACAACCCGCTGGCCTATGTCGGACATTAAATAACTTTGTAGGAAACCAAATAACCCCTTAAAAACAAACATCAAAACAATGCCTATCGCCATATAATTAAGCATATCTGCTGATGGGGTAGCGTTTATTTTATCTATAAAGCTAGAAAGAAAAGGCGGTAACTTGGTTGGAATAATAATCTGTTTATTAGTTAAGACCTTATCCGACAAAGGCACAATCATTGCCAGCTGGAATCCGTCAAAAATCGCGGAAAACGCCATACAGACAATTGCAATAGAGAACTTACCTATATATGGCCGGACAAATCTTAGTAACTTCAAATAATCCCGCATGTTTCATTCCTCCCAAAAAGAAAGTGTATTGTAGCACAATCACCCTATGTATGCAAATTATTTTAGTTGCCCACATCTTTGTCGTTCCCGCAATCTTTTTGTCATTCCCGCGAAAGCGGGAATCTACTATTTAGCCTGGATCCCTGCTTTCGCAGGGATGACATTTTAGTTGCAAAACCTCCCCTGCTTTGTTATTATGCTTAACATGGATAAAATAAGAGTAGGAGTAATTGGGGTTGGGCATTTAGGCAGTATACACGCAAAAATCTATAAAGATATCAAAAACTGCACTTTGGCTGGAGTCTGCGATACTGACGCGAAGCGGCTTCAAGAAATATCTAGAAATTTACGCGTCCCTGCTTTTTCCGATTTTCACCAATTTTTCGGCAAAGTTGACGCGATAAGCGTTGCTGTTCCAACTAAATTCCATTATGAGGTTGCAAAAACTTGCCTAGAAAATAATACTCATATACTTGTAGAAAAGCCTTTTACTACCAATCTTGAAGAAGCTGACGCGCTAATTAAGCTTGCCAAAGAAAAAAATCTTATATTACAAGTTGGCCACATTGAGCGTTTTAATTCCGCTTTCTCAGCAACACAAAAATTAATCAAAGATCCTAAGTTTATTGAATGCCATCGTCTAAGCCCGTTTCCAAATCGTTCTTTGGATGTTGGAGCTGTGCTTGATATTATGATCCACGATATTGATATAATTTTAGGCCTCGTCCCCTCTCCTGTTGAAAAGATTGAATCCGTAGGCATAAATGTTTTAACTCAGTTTGAGGATATCGCAAATGCTCGCATTACATTTAAAAATGGCTGTGTAGCAAATTTAACCGCAAGCAGGATCTCCGATGAATTTATGCGTAAAATCCGGATTTTTCAGGAAGCAACATACATCTCCCTTGATTACAAAGATGCCAAAGCCTGCATTTATAAAAAAACCGGCTATTCAATTTCAAAAGATAACATCCCTATTGAAAAAGAACAGCCTCTGCAAAAAGAGCTTCAAGCCTTCATTGATTGCGTGCAAAATCATAAAGAGCCTTTAGTTTCAGGAGAAGTAGCCAGAGAAGCCCTTGCAGTTGCACTCATAATCCAAAACCAGATATGGCAGAAAAACAAATCCTAATTGTCTGCGGGGAAGCCTCAGGCGATTTAAACGCAGCCAACCTTGCAAAAAATATCCTTAAGATTAATCCTAAAATTAAAATCTTTGCAGTTGGCGGGAACTTGCTTAAACAGGCGGGCGCGGAAATCATTTATGACATAAAAGATCTTTCAGTAATGGGGTTTTTTGATGTTTTAAAGAAACTCCCTAATTTCTTCGCTCTTAAAAAATTCGTTTTAGAAAAAATAGCTCGTATCAAACCCGACTTAATAATCTTGGTTGATTTCTCCGGATTTAATTTAAGGCTTGCCAAAGATATTAATAAATCAATCCCGATAATTTACTATATTAGCCCGCAGGTCTGGGCGTCGCGAGCTGGCAGGATAAATACTATAAAAGAATATATTTCAAAGATGATTGTTCTTTTTAAATTTGAGGAAGATTTCTACAAAAAACATGGTGTTAATGTTGACCTAACAGGACACCCCCTTCTTGATATAGTAAAGCCTTCTATGGATAAAAATGACTTTATTTCCAAATATTACATATCTGGAGCAAAAAAAACAATTGCTATTTTACCCGGTTCGCGCAAAGCTGAAATTAAAAACATCCTGCCAATTATGCTTGAGGCTGCAGAAATTTTAAGCAAAAAAATCCCGGATATTCAGTTTGTTATTGCAAAATCTCCACAGGTAGATATGAAAGACTATAAATCCATTATGAGTAGCTTTAACTTTGATATTAAAATTATCGAAGGGAAAACTTACGATTGTTTAAATGTCGCAGATTTCTGCTTTGTCTGCTCGGGTACAGCAACCCTTGAAACAGCTATCATGCAAAAACCATTCTGTATTATCTACAAGATGAATTTGCTAAATTACTTATTGTACCGTCCGCAGGTAAAAATTCCTTTCATCGGGATGGTTAATATTGTTGCCGATAAATTGATTGTTCCTGAATTTATCCAATTCCGTGCAAGGCCCGAAGATATTGCAGAAAAAACATTGGAGATAATAAATTTACCTTCCGAAATTAACCGCATCAAAGACGAACTTGCTAAAGTTAAAGACTCCCTCGGAGAAACTGGTGCAAGCGCCCGCGCCGCAAAAATCGTCGTAGATTATCTAAAATAAAGGGGACGGTTCTATTTTTGTTCTTCTTCAAATTAAAAAATAGAACCGTCCCCTTTATTTCTCATTTAATGAATTCTCAAGAATAACAACAGGACTCTTCCCAAAAGTAATTAAACCTATCTGAAATGTATTTAAATCAAATAGAATAATTTGATTATCCCCCAACTGACAAATAACCTGATCATTTGGTAATACTGTTACTTTAGTCACTGGCCACATTAAAAAAGGAGTCTCAAGAGCAATCCGTAAGGACTTTCCTGTATGTATATTGTCCGCCCGCAATCCTTCTATAGCCCAACTTCCCGCATAAACATACCAATCACGCTCATTTTCTGCTCTAAAATCAATAGGTTCCCGACTATAAGGCCCGATATCTGAACTACAAGGTTCATTTGCAGCCGTCATTCCATTAATATCATCTAACAAAACTCTTGAATAATCATAATAAAGCTCGGATTTCTTATTATATTCAAACCAATTAATACTTAATTTCCCTTTGCCTCCTTTATTGCAGATGTAAAGCGTTGCTCCGAGTTCATCTTTAAGCATAAATTCTTTAACTTTTTCCTTAGAACTACCGTCTGCTCTAATTCTATACAAACCGTCACAATCCGAAGAAACATAATAAACCCAAGCATTATTAGATTTAAG
The window above is part of the Candidatus Omnitrophota bacterium genome. Proteins encoded here:
- the pyrH gene encoding UMP kinase, with the protein product MPHSIYKRIVLKLSGEALQGKKSHGIDQAVLISIARQIKEIRAMDVEVAIVLGAGNIFRGQENTGSRGLNMDRSVADYMGMLATVINGLALQDVLEKTGLPTRVMTAIEMQRIAEPYIRRRAIRHLEKGRIIIFVAGTGNPYFTTDTAAALRAVEIHADVILKATKVDGVYSDDPMKVKTAKKFNRLVYIDVLKKNLNVMDATAVTLCMTNKLPIVVFNLNKEGNIKRVVMGEKIGTVVE
- the tsf gene encoding elongation factor Ts (EF-Ts; functions during elongation stage of protein translation; forms a dimer; associates with EF-Tu-GDP complex and promotes exchange of GDP to GTP resulting in regeneration of the active form of EF-Tu), which gives rise to MKVPVEAIKELRDLTCASVAHCKKALEETSGDIKKAATLLRKQGLEIAAKKQSRAAKEGRIESYVHHGNKIGVLLEVDCESDFVARNAEFTQFTKDVAMQIAATSPLYIKRDEVPAEVLEQEKSKEDFYKNHCLLDQVFVKDPSITINDYLGTIVSKIGENIVIRRFIRYKIGE
- the rpsB gene encoding 30S ribosomal protein S2, which codes for MASELIKQLLEAGVHFGHQTKRWNPKMKKFIFGERSKIYIIDLEKTEECLNRARDFLMDIASKGEFVLFVGTKKQAQEVVQQEAIRSGMYYVTERWPGGLLTNFATIKKSINRLKEIEKMREDGTFEKLTKKEVARLEKELAKLNKNFSGIVKMERSPKAMFIVDTKKEDTAVKEANRLGIPIIALIDTNSNPDYVSFPIPGNDDATKSIKAVTSIIADTIIEGRKKFLSYLSQEGVAAKKEEKKEEEIAPIVLPEEEVKIKEIEELVETTEPDTDEAKLLKKGRAKPVDEKPKLRKKI
- a CDS encoding ABC transporter ATP-binding protein — translated: MRDYLKLLRFVRPYIGKFSIAIVCMAFSAIFDGFQLAMIVPLSDKVLTNKQIIIPTKLPPFLSSFIDKINATPSADMLNYMAIGIVLMFVFKGLFGFLQSYLMSDIGQRVVRDIRAKLYDKFQHLSLDYYTHKRGGEMISRITNDVKIVENAVSYGSTDIVYQTLQVVIFAFLTFFIYLKMAVISIILVPLISMPIVMVGKKLRKLSRSSQEKMADINSLLYETIIGARIVKAFNMEPYEIKKFNRVNQDYYKITMKSIKKLLLLSPSTEILGCIAGVTVFFWGGREVIAGKLSFGVFGLFLGSLLSLIRPFKKLSQVHSLNQQAVAASERIYEVLETNPSVVEKKGALELGNFKEKVAFENVWFKYADNEILKGVNLEVRKGSMLAIVGPSGSGKTTMVDLIPRFYDPVNGRILIDGIDIKEVSLKSLREQIGIVTQETILFNDTIRANIAYGHPEATDSQIEDAATQAHAHEFIKHTPNGYNTVIGDRGMRLSGGERQRIAIARALLKNPPILILDEATSQLDSQAERIVQAALDRLIQGRTVFVIAHRLSTVRNAQTIVVLDKGLIVEQGSHTELLNKEGLYKRLYQMQELQK
- a CDS encoding Gfo/Idh/MocA family oxidoreductase, translated to MDKIRVGVIGVGHLGSIHAKIYKDIKNCTLAGVCDTDAKRLQEISRNLRVPAFSDFHQFFGKVDAISVAVPTKFHYEVAKTCLENNTHILVEKPFTTNLEEADALIKLAKEKNLILQVGHIERFNSAFSATQKLIKDPKFIECHRLSPFPNRSLDVGAVLDIMIHDIDIILGLVPSPVEKIESVGINVLTQFEDIANARITFKNGCVANLTASRISDEFMRKIRIFQEATYISLDYKDAKACIYKKTGYSISKDNIPIEKEQPLQKELQAFIDCVQNHKEPLVSGEVAREALAVALIIQNQIWQKNKS
- the lpxB gene encoding lipid-A-disaccharide synthase; amino-acid sequence: MAEKQILIVCGEASGDLNAANLAKNILKINPKIKIFAVGGNLLKQAGAEIIYDIKDLSVMGFFDVLKKLPNFFALKKFVLEKIARIKPDLIILVDFSGFNLRLAKDINKSIPIIYYISPQVWASRAGRINTIKEYISKMIVLFKFEEDFYKKHGVNVDLTGHPLLDIVKPSMDKNDFISKYYISGAKKTIAILPGSRKAEIKNILPIMLEAAEILSKKIPDIQFVIAKSPQVDMKDYKSIMSSFNFDIKIIEGKTYDCLNVADFCFVCSGTATLETAIMQKPFCIIYKMNLLNYLLYRPQVKIPFIGMVNIVADKLIVPEFIQFRARPEDIAEKTLEIINLPSEINRIKDELAKVKDSLGETGASARAAKIVVDYLK